The DNA segment TCTGCTTCAAAAACATCCTTATTCAATAAGCAACAGAACCGAGGAGAAAGAAGTTCCAGTACGGTTGCAGAAGGGAATCCTTGGTGTATACTGCGGATGGTTCCGGTGATCGGCGAGGATTCCTTAAAGTGCTCTCTTGACTTTTCCTGAACGGAGACACCGGGTGCAAACTCTCATCCTGAGAGACTCACCGCCGCCGACGTCGGCCTTTACGCTTTTAAGGTTTATCAACCAGCGTCTTCGCGTATGACGGTTGGAGTGGCTCACGGCGTTTCCGGTCGCAGGACCTCTGCCGCAGCATTCACAAACTTTTGCCAATGATTTCGCCCCCTTGCTGCGATTAGTTTCTTTCAAACAGAGGAATATTAGCACAGAGACGTGACGGAGGCAACTTTTTTTCTTCCGGGGGAGGTTTCGATAGAGTTGAGTTTCAGCAAAAAAATGGAGGAACTGGATAGCATAGTTGCCCGCATCGAGAAAGGCCCGATGCCTCTGGAGGATGCTCTCGCCCTTTTTGAAAAGGGCGTGAAGCTGGTGAAAGAGTGCAGAGAGTACCTTTTGGAGGCAAAGGGAAGGGTCAGGGCTCTGACCGAGGAGGGAGAGCTGGTCCCCCTGTCGCAGCCCCTGGATTATGACGGGGAGGGCTCCCGATGAGAAAAAGACGATCCGACATCCCGTTTTCCGAGCAGATCGCCGAGGCTGGACAGTTCATAGAGGCGCGGATAGAGGACCTCTCAAGGGCCTTGCCACATCCGGCACCGGCAAGGCTGAGGGAGTCCATGCTGTATTCGTTGACGGCAGGGGGCAAGAGGCTGCGTCCTATACTCTGCATCAAGGCCGCGGAGGTCTTCGGTATGCCCTGGGAGAAGAGCTTCCCCCTCGCTCTGGGGTTCGAGATGATTCATACAGGGTCGCTGATCCAGGACGACCTGCCCTCTATGGACAACGACGAGCTCAGGCGAGGCAAGCCGACGAACCACGTGATCTTCGGCGAGTCGCTGGCGATACTGGCGGGAGACTCGCTGCTCGCGTGGGCCTTCGAATACCCTATAGCCAGGATGGTAAAGGCGAAGATCCCCTATTCGCGGATCTGCAGGGCCACGGAGATACTGGCCAAGGCGCTTGGTCCGTTCGGGTTATGCGGCGGGCAGGTGCTGGACACGGACCCGGCGAGCATGGAGGACGGGGATGACTTCCCCTTCAGGGTTGCGGCTCAGAAGACCGGCGTGCTGATAGCGGCCTGCCTGGAGGGGGGCGCCGTAATAGGAGGTGCGAGGCGCAGGGCTGCGTCCGCCTTCAGGAGTTACGGCATGCACCTCGGGATCGCCTTCCAGATTGTGGATGACATTCTGGACGTCACGTCGTCGGCAGAGGAACTGGGCAAGACCCCAGGTAAGGACGCCGTCCTCGACAGGAAGACGTTCGTGTCGGTCTACGGGGTGGAGGAGGCAGGACGACTCGCGCTTTCCGAGAGCAAAAAAGCGGTCGACGCTCTCAAGATTGTGGGAGGGGACACGGCCTTCTTCTCCGAGATGGCCGACCACCTGGTGGAAAGGACGCGATAATGATGACGGTTCTCAATCGGATAAAACACTACTCCGAGCTGAAGGGCTTCTCAACGGACGAGCTGAGGACCTTGGCCTCGGAGATCAGAGAGTACATAGTCTCGGTCGTATCGAAGACCGGAGGGCACATGGCGTCCTCGCTCGGGGCCGTTGAACTGACCCTCGCCCTGCTGCGAGCCTTCGACCCGGGAGAGGACAGGATCGTATTCGACGTCGGACATCAGACATACGCGTATAAAATTCTGACGGGAAGAAGGGACAGGTTCCCGACACTCAGGCAGTGGGGAGGCATCAGCGGCTTTCCCAAGCGATCCGAAAGCCCCTACGACCACTTCGACACAGGTCACAGCAGCACATCCCTGTCGGCAGCACTCGGGTACGCCAAGGCCAGGGACGTCCTCGGCGAGGACAACCACGTCGTGGCCGTGATAGGAGACGCGTCCCTGCTTAACGGACTGGCCTTTGAGGCCCTTAACTACACGAAGGACTCGAACACCAAGGTGATCTACATCCTGAACGACAATACCATGTCCATAAGCCCCAGGGTCGGAGGTTTCGCTACTCACCTCGCCAGGCTAAGCTCGAGCACCGCCTACAACTCCCTGAAAAAGGCCAT comes from the Synergistaceae bacterium genome and includes:
- a CDS encoding 50S ribosomal protein L28 codes for the protein MAKVCECCGRGPATGNAVSHSNRHTRRRWLINLKSVKADVGGGESLRMRVCTRCLRSGKVKRAL
- the xseB gene encoding exodeoxyribonuclease VII small subunit, whose product is MSFSKKMEELDSIVARIEKGPMPLEDALALFEKGVKLVKECREYLLEAKGRVRALTEEGELVPLSQPLDYDGEGSR
- a CDS encoding polyprenyl synthetase family protein encodes the protein MRKRRSDIPFSEQIAEAGQFIEARIEDLSRALPHPAPARLRESMLYSLTAGGKRLRPILCIKAAEVFGMPWEKSFPLALGFEMIHTGSLIQDDLPSMDNDELRRGKPTNHVIFGESLAILAGDSLLAWAFEYPIARMVKAKIPYSRICRATEILAKALGPFGLCGGQVLDTDPASMEDGDDFPFRVAAQKTGVLIAACLEGGAVIGGARRRAASAFRSYGMHLGIAFQIVDDILDVTSSAEELGKTPGKDAVLDRKTFVSVYGVEEAGRLALSESKKAVDALKIVGGDTAFFSEMADHLVERTR